A segment of the Triticum urartu cultivar G1812 chromosome 1, Tu2.1, whole genome shotgun sequence genome:
ctacatcaaccacgttctcataacgcttccgcttacggtctacgagggtacgtggacgatactcttccctcttgttgctatgcatcaccatgatcttgcgtgtgcgtaggattttttttgaaattactacgtcccAACACtaccaccagggcgcgccagagggggtggcgcgccctggtgcctagtgggcaTCTTGCCCCCCTCCAGTGGGTCTTGGTTCTAgtaatttttatatattctaaaacaATTCTCCAAAAGTCcaattccgagaacttttatttctgcacaaaaaacaacaccatggaccatggtagttctgctaaaaacaacggtagtccgggttagtttcattcaaatcatgcaaagtagagtccaaaacaagagcaaaagcgttaggaaaagtaaaTAAGACGGAGACGTATCCCGTttttatcaggaggtttttcaaatataacatgaaacacatcatccATAGAAATTTTAGCATCAGCAAGTTGCTCATCTACATATCCTTTCTGATTACCGGCTACAATCCAAGAGTATGGTTGGCTAATATCATTGAAGACTTGTTGAATCATACTTAATGGAAGGACTTCCTTTCTAAGATTTTCATCAAAGATGCGATCATTGAGAAGCAAATGCCTTAACATATAATCACTATTATAAAGGATCTCATCTATTACCGGTTTTTCACGgttcataccataaaaatcaaagatttctCTAGCTTCTCGCACTATGTGATCAAATTCATTCATGAGGACAATAGTTGCTATCTTTTTAGCCCTATGATTTTTTATAACTGGCAACTCATAAAATAATCTTTGTAAAGTTGGATGAGTACGGATAAATTTTCTAGTTTAAGAACAAGTGCGGAAATAGCGTTGGCATAAGTCTTGGTTCTTTTAAGTATAGGGGCATCATCACAAGCTAAAGTCCCAACGCAATGAAAAAATTATTGGATGACACCTTTCCCTATAACATTCCCTTGTCCCAACACAAAAGTTTTAGCATCAAGATTAGCAGAACTTCCAATTTTAGGATGCCTACCATCATCAATTTCTGCCATACCATAACCACTCATGATGAAAGTTTCAAAGCAAACAATGAGACACAAAAAAGGCAAACGAAAAATATTTTTATAAAAAATTTTATAAGTgagggagatgaaaacgagaggcaaatggcaaataaagTATTTGCAAGGAGATGAGAGTTTATGCGTAGGCacttgatagatgttgatgatgtctccctgccaacagcgccagaaattctttctgctacttgtgagctgcgttggtatttccccaaagaggagaggatgatgcagcatagtagagataagtatttttctcaattatgaaaccaaggttatcaatcccagtaggagaaccaagaaataCTATGTAAATAACACCTACGCACAAACAataaatacttgcaacccaacgtgtagaggggttatcaatccctccATGGGATTGAGAAAGATTAAATTGTATGGGTTTGATAAATAGATCTAActaaaaaacaaaataaaataaataaaagaaaattgcagcaaggtatttttaggattttatatgataaaagatagaccctggggggcgtagttttcactagaggcttctctcgagaaaatagcatacggtgggtaaacaaattactgtcgggcaattgacagaaaagcaaataattatgacgatatccaaggcaatgatcatgtatataggcatcacgtccaagattagtagaccgactcctacctacatctactaaacagagtaatgccttaagcaagatgacatgatgtagacaagataaactcacgtatgaaataaatcccatcttgttacccttaatagcaacgatacatgcgtgTCATGTCTCTTTGTGTCACTCAGAttgaacaccgcaagatcgaacccatcacaaagcaccccttcccatggcaagagaactcaatctagttggccaaactaaaccaataaatcaaagaagaaatatgaggctataacaATTATGCATAAAAGTGTTCATAGataactcaaataatattcatggatagatctgatcataaactcacaattcatcggatcccaacaaacacaccgcaaaaagccattacatcaaataggtctccaagaacaccgaggagaacattgtattgaagatcaaaaagaaagaagaagtcatctagctactaactatggacccataggtttGTGGTAAAATACTCAAGCATCATCGGAGGGGCAACAAGGATGATGGAGAACCCCTCTGTGATCGTTTCCCCCTCCGACAGTGTGCcggaaaaggcctctagattggatctcatggTTTTGGAACTTGCGGTGACGGAAAAAGTATTTTGTGGACTCCCCTGAGGGTTTTGggattttagagtatttatagaGGCGGAGGTAGGTCAAAATGATGCCCGTGGGCTCCAGTACCCATCAGGGCGCCTAGAGGTCcttggcgcgccctggtgcctagtgggcccCACTTTCATCTACTCGTGGCCTCCAgaagcttctagggtctcttatcaccagaaaaaatctccaaaaagtttcgtggcatttggacttcgttcgGTACGGATATTCTGCAAAGtgaaaaacaagcaaaaaactaCAAGTGACACTAGGCACTAagtcaataggttagtcctaaaaaatgatataaagttgctttTAAATATATacaaaacatccaagattgataatataatagcatggaacaataaaaaaaatatagatacgttggagacgtattagtacCCTACCAAGGAATCATGCACCATCACCCTTGGCGCGAGACGCGGTGATGCTCCTCGGCAGCACATAGCCCAACTCCGGCCCTGACTCGAGGCCTCCTCCAGGTGGAGTTCGATCTAAATTAGAGGGTGGAGTGGAggaagagggaaggagaggggtGTCTGTGAGAGGGGATCGGGAGAGACAGTCAGGAGAGAGGGGGTATCGAGAAGAACTATTTTTTTCTTTAGGAGGAGAAAGTGGTCGATGGTGTCTCGTGAAGAGTTGCATGCGAGTGAGATATGCGGCAAGTGGTGGGACCTGGATCGGAAGATTTATGGAGTAAACCAACCTACAGATGTTGTGATACAAAAAACCCAGAAAACCAAACGCTAGGTGCTTTAGTATTGTTATTACTTATTAGTATAGAACACAAATATTCTAACTGGTGTTTTTAGTATTGTTATTACAATGTACATATTTTTTGAAAACTAGTAATAAGGAAAACAATCTAGCATATAAAAAATGGCGGGATTAGCCATGTTTATTCTTAATGCACAAAAATGGGTCGCACTAACCATATTTTTATCCGAAGTGCACCATAAAGTGTTATCTACATGGTGGCTTATGACCAAGCGGTCAGCTCGGTAAGCCATCAACAAAAAACTGCAATCAATGATAAATGATTTTTGAGAGGGTGTTTGTTTCCACTGactttttggtgtagggactagaaaaagtccctcttAGAGACTTTTTAACCAAACGGGAGGGACTACTAGGGACTAAAAGTTGCCTTTTGtgactaaatgaagaagactctcaaggagtCTTTTTTGGTACTTTTTTAACAATGCTCCTCCATGCACCCATTGGCCCGCCACCCCATGATGTTGTTTGgttgttatttttctatatactaggggtaacatggtcatttaataacctctagagagggactagggactttttagtccgTGGAAACAAACAGGAAgagactttttagggactagggaatttttagttgggactagaaaaagtcctaggacttatgaaccaaacagggcctgaTTGTGACGTTCACTACATGGTGGCTTGTGCCATAGACGGGACTACTGGAGGTCATGGGTTTGATTCGCTGTGGTGTGTTATTTCCACACGAATTATCCTTCGTACCGTTTTCCTACGTGTGGAACTGCACAATTATAGAGATGCAATGGTGTTTCACTTTTTTAAACCAATTTAGCACTAATTCAGTTTTTCTTTTGCAAACATGTGATGCTTCAGTCACTAACAGTGGGCCAGGCACCACATTGGCACGCCACCACATAGGCGCTTCCTACGTCTACAAACTGGAGTTGAACCGTATTTGCATTACGAGACAAGTTTAAGCATCAATGACCAGTTTCATGTATTTTTCACTTTTAAGCACCAAAATGATCATCATGTTCAACTTGATGTATCATCGGTGTATTTGCCTCATTTTTCGAAGGAGGAGATAAATATGCTGTCTTTACAGTTGAGAAACTAGATGATActccgcgcgttgctgcgggataCTATAGTTCACTTGATGTGTGGAGTTAGTGTTGTCCCCTATCCAACTTTCTTGTATTGATGTGTAACAAAGGAAGGATGGAAGCAATATAAGTAAGCATCGTCAGTTTTATTTATAACATTTCAGTCAACAATACACGCCTTCAAGGTTTGCAAATAAGATGGTTTCGCTTTGAAGACATGCCAACATTAGACGGAACATAATAAAACATAAGATCAAAATTATTTCAAACACGCAAACATAAAAGAGGAGTGTGAAAGCAGAATTTTTTTATCGCTGGAAATTATTAACAAAAAAACTTGACCGTCAGGAAAATATGAAGAAGCCCGAAGGCATGCCTTTCTTATGTAAGGGAAGGACCCAAAAGCCGGCTCCATTGTCCGCAATGGCGTAATTCCAAACTCAGTGAGGCACCCTTTTTGTGAGAATCAAGGTTGCAGCCTTTACAATTACATGACTTCCGCCATGCTAGAAGCGCTTCCTTCAAAATACTGAAAAGAGTATAAGATTTGAAAATAAGTGAGGCTCCTACTTCAAGTTTTAACAAACAACTATAATTAATTTATCCGGAGGGATTCAAAGGCATATTTTGCAGTTAATGGAGGGGACGATCACATGTCAGACAACTAAAGAATCAATGATTGTCAATCCCGTAAGTAACACAGAATCAAATTTCCGCAAATAAGAAAATAACTCTGTACAATCATGTGTTAGGTTAAAACCAAACATGGAAACCATACTTGCCTCATTGTTTATTGGTAACACTTATGGTCGCCATCATTGTACAGCTTTCAGCAGTTCCAGTAGTGTTGAATAAACATGACCTGAAAATTACCTTTAAACAAATAATTACTTCATGGAGAATAAGTACATGCATTAGAAGGAAAGTTAGTATACACATATACATTTCGACAGAGCTCACAGCTGAAAGGTTTTTTTGCGCATATTCAGAAAGCGCCAATTGCATGAAACAAAAGCAACCAAGCTATAACAAAAACTTCATACCGGAGTTGGCTAAAGCACACCAAATGCAACTGACCCTTAAATATAATAATTTCCAAATGTAGGGAAATAATGAATATCCGCGCTAGCTTGTTTTCCCATCTGATcctttttccttctcttttcATCTGACATCTTTCCTCCGATCAAATGAAAGAATGGCTGCTTTTTTTctcaaaaaagaaagaaagaacatCAATTTTTATTATGACCGACGCCAAAGCCTCGTGCATCAAAAGGGTGTGATCGAAAACAAGGAGGAACGCTATGCATCGAAAACATGGAGGAACGCTCGTGCATCAAAAGGGTGAGATCAAAAACATGGAAGAACAATGTTGCTCCCGGCCATCAGCCGTCAGGCCGCGGGTAAACCTGCCACGGCCACCTCGCACGTGTCGACATTGTATATAGCTGCAACACAGGAATACATGCATATAGATCGGCTTGCCGATGGATCGAATTTGGATGAAACTATAGTAAGAACAGTATATACCTGCAGATTAAGGTCAAGTTTCCCTATTGGGCGGTTGGGCCAGCCAGGCGAGATCGAGAAGACCTTGTCCTATCGATTTGCATACTCTGATCCCCGTTGGCGTGACACCCTTCCAGATCGATCGTCTTACGATCCTAAAAAACTCCCAAGCAGTGGTAGAGGCACTGCTAGATACCGGTTCTTGTGGCCTGCAACATCAAAAGCCGCAGTCTAATAAAATAATGGAACATACATACTTTGCCTAACTTGAGAACTGCTAATCCCAGAATTGCACAAAGTAATCAACAACATCAGATCTACATGGGTGGGACAGGATGAGAATACGGAGCCTAACCTTTGGTGAGGAGAATAATTTCATGATTCGTTGACGGGGCAGTCATGATCTAAGACTACAACGCCATGGGACTTCCTCATTGTTGAACGATCACTCGATCAAAATCGAAGGTAGCCCTGGATGACATCGGTAGGCGAAGAGGACATGCTGACCTTGAAACCCAACGCGAAGAAGATGACCAAGGCGACGAATCGGAGGGAGATGGATGGTAGAAGCAAAGGAAGGTTGGGGATGCGGGGTGGATATTATTGATGGGGCAGGGGGAGAGGCGGGGGCGGAGAAGCCGAAAGATTTGTTGTTTCCGGATATCACGAAGGGAGGGGACAGGGGCCGCATCCACCGCGTCTGCTGCTGGGCCGCACAGGAAATGTGGCGGGGGATGGGatggagcgccgccgccgccatgagGAGAAGCCAAAGCGCAGGAAGGGGATGGGTCTGACCAGGGGCGTGGGGCGTGGCTGCGTGGGGAAAATTGGATagattttgttttttcttttcaGGGAAAATGACTTCAGAAGGTGGGCTGTGTGGGACTTTATCATGTGTGACGTGGCTTGTTGTGATTGGATGCTGATGTGTCTATGTTGCATGTTGAGATAAATCAAATAGTGGGGTTGAACTTCTTAAATATATAGGATATGCTTTTTTTTATGGGCTCTTTTTTTTGAGAGGGGAAAGAAACGAGACCTCACTCTGTCGGGCCGACGGATGGTGGCCCAGTAGCATAGCCCAACAGTCCCTTGACGGCTTTCCCAGGCCGGACCACCAAAAAGCGCAGAAGGGCAAACGCATCTCTGCTGTCCTCTGacctctcctctcctcttcctcatCTCCGCGGACACGGCAAAGCTTCCTTCCCAAAATCCCCAAATCGAAGCCGAGGAAACTCTCTCCCGCACGACCCAACAGCCCCCGTCCCCCGCCGATAGCCGCCGTCCGCCTCGCCCGCCTGCCGGCCGCCCGCCTGCCCGCTCGCTCGCCCGCCAGGTTTCGCTTCGCCCGCTAGCCGAGGCATCGGGGCGGATTGGATCGCCGGCGATGGACTGGAGCGCGGTGACGGCGGAGGACCTGGTGGCCGCGCTACGGGAGGTGGACTGGTCCACGCCGCCGCGCCCCGTCCCGGAGTTCTTCTCCCGCTTCACCGTCCCCCGCTCCTACTCCAAGTGGACCAGCCGTCTCAAGTGCAACCTCTACTAGTACGATCCGCCTCCTCCCCCCTCTAACCCGTCTTACCGTTTCCACGATTTGTCTGCCAACTCGGCTGGCCGATACAAGTTTTGGCGAATTCGCCAGGGATTTGTGCTGGTGTGACGAGGTTTTGACTGACTCCACGGGATCTGTGCGTGTTTTGAGTTGATTGGTGAATGGATAGGGGCATCAGGCGCTCCCTGGATCCATGGAAAATAGAGTAGGGGTATATGCGTGTGCTTCAGACTCCTTCTGATAGCCCTTCGTTTAGTGTAGATAAATCCATCAACGGTGCTAAGAGGTTTGAATGGAGAATTCGATGAGCACATATGTGCATGTCATTGTATACTGTGATGTTAGTCGCTAAGAGTGTGCATAGGAGTAGCAGGTAGCTTGAAGGCATCATGTTGGATATTTCTTGCTGGAATCCATGTATCTGTGAGATGAGAGCAAGACTCCATTTTTTCACTTAAAGCATGTCAAATTCTGCTTCTAGATGCAAAGTGATCTAAATATGGGCTTGATTCAACTTACATGAGCTGGTGAGGTGAAAAAAGGGATAATTATTCTGATAAATGttaactactccctctgtcccataatataagaacgtttttgacactatactaatgtcaaaaacgttcttatattatgggacggagggagtagtatgcATGCCAAAGTAGTATTAATTCATGAAGTTAGCATTGTGGAAGTTCATTTTGAAGACATGGTTTGTGTGGTTTCGTTTTTGTCATGTACTGAAGTTCTTTTCTCAACTTTTGTTTGATCTGCAGCTACAGGACAAACTACTTCATCTTGATCATGTTCATTCTTGGTAAGCAATGAAAGATTTGAAGATTATTTATCTTCCTGTTTTTTGTTTGGTTTTGACATGCTGCCATTTGTATATATGAAGGGCTGGGTTTCCTTTGGAAGCCAGTTGCTATTCTTGCAGCTTTTATGACTGGATTCAGCATTGCATTTCTTAATGACAGGTATACGAGTACTTAACTAATAGCTTTCCTTGCATTGTTCTTGTAACTTGGTTCTGATCAGATCGTTTTTAGTTTGTTATGTTAAAATGCGCTCTTTACCATGATTAACAAAGATAATGCATCAGTAGTGGAACATTCTTTGTAAATTATATTACGTGATGGACTCCAGTCACAGCAGATTAGTCATCAGATCATGATCACATATGCTCCCTTTTTTATGTATAGAATTGCATAAACATGCACAAAAAATGTGTAGCCATCATAACTTAGGTTCTGTAGCCGAAGGGACAGTTTGCTCATTAATCATTATCACTAAAATATAATGCAAGTTGGAAAATAGCGTCATTATTATGTGCTTGGCAAGTCGGCCAATGCTTCACTTGTCAGCCTATCCAATATATAAATATATTTGTGGTTTGCAAGGTTATTAAGCTATTTTTCTCTTATGAAGAAGTGAATGTGTAGTTTCTGACAATCCTATAGGCTATAATAAACTTGGCGGCTAGCATTATAATTTATTTTATGGGTAAATCAATCAAGGGTACATTTTATGTACATGCCGCTAACATTGAAACCTTAACAGCTTCCTAATTCGATAATACACCATTGTTTATGTAGGACGTTGGAACAAATTGTATGCTAGCTGCATGCTTGTTATTATACCAACACTGTATGGCGCTCCTTTTTTGCCAATGAACCAGAGAGCACATCATTAGATTCCTAGACTTGGGTAATTGACCAGTTGCTGTACTAGACCTAAATGTTACCTTTTCAAATATAAGCTAAATGCAATATTCATATAAATTTCACAGAATGTAGCACAAGTTATTCCATCTTGAGGTTATACCAGTACTGCAATACTGCAGTCCTTTGACACAGTGGAAGTGTTAGGAGTTAATTTAGCAAATCAGGGGCATGCTTTATCAAGTTATTTCCTTGTGTTATAAACCCGATGTTACTTAATGCCACCATATGATGCCTGCCAACTGCCAAGCATCTTAGATCGCAGTGTTACATGCACTAGTTAGGGGCCAGCCAGGCTACTTATTATTCAAATATATGATCCTCTTAAGAAAGTTAGGATTAGATAATCAGGGGTCAAGTTATCTGTTCCTCTATGTGATAGATGGCGTGTACTCATCTATGATCGTTTAGGCAATTAATAAAGAAGTTGTGTTCCAATTTCTTGCTGCCTTCCCTACTCCCATCACCTCCCTCTTGTCTCTCGAGCCTAGTCTCATCTACCTTATGATATACGACCATTACATGCAGCAGCAGAGTAGGATAAAAATATATCTGATAGATACAGTTGAAAAGCAACTTAGGTTCTACAGCATTGGGCCATAGTTGTATTGGAATAATGCATATAATTGTCACAAGCATGAAGGATTATTaaataaaaaaaattgttgtAGCCTTTTAGGGTTGTTTTTCCTTGTGTCTATTCGTGATTCATGGTTCTTAAATCATTAAAAGTTTCTCCACATTTAAAATGATAACAATTGATTTACCAAGTGTTCGAATGGTGATTAATTAACTAACTATCATGTGTGATGATGCAGTTTTGCTGTCACTTTTAATGAGAAAGTCACACGAACTGTCAGGCAGTTCTCACCACATTTAGCTGCAAAGATGAGACCACCGATAACGTAAGGAACACTATACTTTCTAATGTTTCCTTATTTATTTTAACGTGGGTTACTATTATAGTGTTGTTAATACTCTTTGTCAACACTGGCAGCCCTGTTATTCGTGGTCGACCAAGCTCGAAGAGATCAATTCATATTTGTGGTCGGCCTCGCTGGTTGTTTGTTCTTTTATTTTCGGCAGGTGAGCAGGACCAAACCTTCCGTCGTATAATCCTATGCAACATACCACATTTCAAAAAACTTGAACTAAGCATTTTTTTTCATGTTTGCAGTTAGCTGCATGCTCTGGTTGACCTCATGCAGTCTCCTCACGGTTCTATGGGCGCTTCTCATTGCTCTGCTTAGTAAGGACGGTGTAGagttctttatttattttttggaACTCTGTATTTAT
Coding sequences within it:
- the LOC125520439 gene encoding PRA1 family protein A1-like, whose amino-acid sequence is MDWSAVTAEDLVAALREVDWSTPPRPVPEFFSRFTVPRSYSKWTSRLKCNLYYYRTNYFILIMFILGLGFLWKPVAILAAFMTGFSIAFLNDSFAVTFNEKVTRTVRQFSPHLAAKMRPPITPVIRGRPSSKRSIHICGRPRWLFVLLFSAVSCMLWLTSCSLLTVLWALLIALLTTVLHASFRTPNLKARLNTFREEFRAVWRNYSEL